In a single window of the Stigmatopora nigra isolate UIUO_SnigA chromosome 7, RoL_Snig_1.1, whole genome shotgun sequence genome:
- the LOC144198874 gene encoding uncharacterized protein LOC144198874, translated as MLSLKGFLEDRLSTLAEEIFDFVETRIDEYKMELCHVIDLEVGHLRSQLQHLLQSDSCYGAQLQEHIQHLLPAPPSEDKVYPEFQQMKDETSSGIAHSDDTKQPTENPGRDPSKNSPGHGSEPRAAPDWETKERPALPKGTVGWASKERPASLPNVKVPVLPSDLKPEPADNYKPYICSVCDKGYEKYSQLERHLKLHTGEKPCSCTLCNKSFWNQADLDRHMTFHSTIKPFVCNYCNRAYKRGDSLKRHKRYKHSFERSTKKPS; from the exons ATGCTTTCCTTAAAAGGTTTTCTCGAAGACAGATTGTCGACTCTAGCGGAGGAAATATTTGATTTTGTCGAAACAAGAATCGACGAGTACAAAATGGAGCTTTGCCACGTGATAGATTTGGAGGTTGGGCACCTCCGATCGCAGCTGCAGCATCTCCTTCAATCAG ATTCATGTTACGGAGCCCAGCTTCAAGAACATATCCAACACCTCCTTCCTGCTCCTCCTTCAGAAGACAAGGTGTACCCAGAGTTCCAGCAAATGAAGGACGAAACCAGCAGCGGCATCGCTCATTCCGACGACACAAAGCAGCCGACGGAAAATCCCGGAAGGGATCCGAGCAAAAACTCGCCGGGTCACGGTTCGGAGCCAAGGGCAGCTCCGGACTGGGAAACAAAGGAGAGGCCGGCCTTGCCGAAAGGAACTGTGGGCTGGGCCTCAAAAGAGAGGCCAGCCTCGCTTCCCAACGTCAAGGTCCCGGTCTTACCTTCTGACCTGAAACCCGAACCAGCGGATAACTACAAGCCGTACATCTGCTCCGTTTGCGACAAGGGCTATGAAAAGTATTCCCAGCTAGAAAGACATCTGAAGTTGCACACAGGCGAGAAGCCGTGTAGCTGTACACTTTGCAACAAGAGCTTTTGGAATCAAGCAGATCTCGACAGGCACATGACCTTTCACAGCACCATCAAACCATTTGTGTGCAATTACTGCAATAGGGCATATAAAAGGGGGGATTCTCTTAAGAGGCATAAAAGATACAAGCACAGTTTTGAACGCTCTACTAAAAAACCCTCTTAA
- the plekhg6 gene encoding uncharacterized protein plekhg6, which produces MEVLSSEGRSMELMEPENNPESPADLSFYRKLLPDKVKFYTYGPRMRARQKVVSNYSTVNKGASSTAKPRAALKQVFINQGLSDRNLTTEEKNQLDTLKLALEAFAVPVSLKWRWREEKGGSSLERHWTEIVNSHASMSRMQKHQQEAMWEFIVTELNYINKLTIIKDLVIAALVNVRFRGFLDEVTPELLFSNLSEILDAHQLFWKEVIFPMLEQVRSTGKPFNPLKMEAGFLQFSENLTPYLHYCAQQENSLEFAREQMESNPQFATYVLWVETHPQCSRMRIGDMQAKPHQRITKYPLILKALLKTTQDPRAQLGLRGMLSSMNGFLESINEYLKLKDEDAALAISAQRLDGYEVEGINEEIDKHVQDICQFDLTSPMRGVGCGVVRKLLLEENLKIRGRKDSKLEVVALLFSDVLLVTKVQKKGERLKVLRPPLALDRIYCIALKDNCSFLLVEVGELRCPVNVDMFTASTCESCSNWVSTIHQAKETLRNLRQVSRRSAKVRETHGTDSHQEKKAICELLVSHLVNGVHGPRDNHKVAIQRLDNGLSAMDPEEERNPSFANTQTHAEPSVASVKIDQNSRSPNNLVPGGYPDVDYPTGEQNPSRIPGQTPEFQAKNQSPPKLKLQLETKRIAEILKSPILRRNGHQTFCLPTAAPNSRGSQSNTSSSNSDSECSLDTKNTSIVLKLSALKPAKWTFWGEDPGTSSDAGLSSEPGQRTRLKSETKRFQVKTQRSVSDPKEERRLPWGVPASPATVENLLARSKGRGATKQEPTSGAPETSPPTSPSPSPSDYDRDEIWSCREELSVNHGWKEQLVDSDSEKPDSPFTNGINADWARWCLQDEEVTDHNNPETRSLLEYINYALELCDLSEQEDLHYSHV; this is translated from the exons ATGGAGGTGCTGTCAAGTGAGGGACGAAGTATGGAGCTGATGGAACCTGAAAACAACCCTGAAAGTCCAGCAGACCTCAGTTTTTACCGCAAGTTGTTACCAGACAAAGTCAAGTTCTACACTTATGGCCCTCGG ATGCGTGCGAGACAGAAAGTTGTGAGCAACTATTCAACCGTCAATAAAGGAGCGTCCTCAACAGCCAAACCCAGAGCTGCACTTAAACAAGTTTTTATCAATCAGGGACTGTCTGATAGGAACTTAACCACAGAG GAGAAGAATCAGCTGGACACGTTGAAGTTGGCATTGGAGGCCTTTGCCGTGCCAGTCAGCCTAAAATGGAGATGGAGAGAAGAGAAAGGTGGAAGCTCCTTAGAGAGGCACTGGACTGAAATTGTCAACTCTCACGCT AGCATGTCTCGCATGCAAAAACACCAACAAGAAGCCATGTGGGAATTTATAGTCACCGAACTCAACTACATCAACAAACTGACCATTATTAAAGAC tTGGTTATCGCAGCTCTGGTCAACGTGCGCTTTCGTGGCTTCCTCGACGAG GTGACCCCAGAGCTTCTTTTCTCCAACCTTTCTGAAATACTCGACGCACATCAGCTCTTCTGGAAGGAAGTGATTTTTCCCATGTTAGAACAAGTGCGCTCAACAGGAAAACCTTTTAACCCACTAAAAATGGAGGCAGGCTTCCTCCAG TTTAGTGAGAATTTAACTCCATACCTCCATTACTGCGCTCAACAAGAAAATAGTTTGGAGTTTGCTCGGGAACAAATGGAAAGCAACCCGCAGTTCGCCACATATGTGCTG TGGGTGGAGACCCACCCGCAGTGCTCGCGGATGCGCATCGGCGACATGCAGGCCAAGCCCCATCAAAGAATCACCAAGTACCCCCTTATTCTCAAGGCCCTACTCAAAACCACCCAAGACCCCCGGGCGCAGCTCGGCCTTCGAGGCATG CTATCCAGCATGAACGGTTTTCTGGAGAGCATCAACGAGTACCTGAAGCTGAAGGACGAGGACGCGGCGCTCGCCATATCTGCTCAGAGGCTGGACGGATACGAGGTAGAGGGAATAAACGAGGAAATTGACAAG CACGTTCAAGATATCTGCCAGTTTGACCTGACAAGTCCCATGAGAGGAGTCGGCTGTGGCGTGGTACGCAAGCTACTCCTGGAGGAAAACTTGAAGATTCGTGGTAGAAAAGATAGCAAG CTGGAGGTGGTGGCTCTCCTATTCTCCGATGTGCTCCTGGTGACCAAAGTGCAGAAGAAAGGAGAGCGACTGAAGGTGCTCCGTCCTCCTTTGGCCTTGGACAGAATCTACTGTATTGCATTGAAGGATAACT gctcCTTTCTTCTGGTGGAAGTGGGAGAGCTTCGATGTCCCGTCAACGTCGACATGTTTACAGCAAGCACTTGTGAAAGCTGCTCAAATTGGGTATCCACCATTCATCAGGCAAAG GAAACGCTGAGAAACCTGAGGCAGGTGAGCCGAAGAAGCGCCAAAGTTCGAGAAACGCACGGTACGGATTCCCACCAAGAGAAAAAGGCCATCTGTGAACTCCTAGTCAGCCACTTGGTAAATGGCGTCCATGGACCAAGAGACAATCACAAAGTAGCAATCCAAAGATTGGACAATGGTTTGTCTGCGATGGATCCAGAGGAGGAACGCAATCCGTCTTTTGCAAATACTCAGACCCACGCGGAACCATCTGTCGCATCCGTCAAAATAGACCAAAATTCCAGAAGCCCTAATAATTTGGTCCCGGGTGGCTACCCCGATGTGGACTACCCAACGGGGGAACAGAATCCCTCGCGGATTCCCGGCCAGACGCCAGAATTCCAGGCCAAAAACCAGAGTCCTCCAAAGCTAAAGTTACAACTTGAGACAAAGCGCATTGCAGAAATTCTCAAGTCTCCCATTTTAAGAAGGAACGGCCACCAGACCTTTTGCCTTCCCACAGCGGCTCCCAATTCCAGGGGGTCGCAATCCAACACCTCGTCGTCCAACTCCGACTCCGAGTGCAGCCTCGATACCAAGAACACTAGCATCGTGCTTAAGCTGAGCGCCCTGAAGCCCGCCAAGTGGACCTTTTGGGGCGAGGACCCCGGAACCTCGTCGGACGCCGGGCTCTCTTCCGAACCGGGTCAGCGGACGCGTCTCAAATCCGAGACCAAGAGGTTTCAAGTGAAGACTCAGAGGAGTGTTTCGGATCCAAAGGAGGAGCGAAGACTCCCTTGGGGCGTACCTGCATCCCCCGCCACCGTAGAGAATCTTTTGGCCAGATCCAAAGGAAGAGGGGCGACAAAGCAAGAGCCCACAAGTGGCGCACCTGAAACTTCCCCACCGACGTCCCCTTCGCCGTCTCCCAGCGACTACGACAGAGATGAG ATTTGGTCGTGTAGAGAGGAGCTAAGTGTGAATCATGGATGGAAAGAGCAGCTGGTTGACAGCGATAGTGAAAAGCCGGACAG TCCGTTTACAAACGGCATCAACGCGGACTGGGCCAGATGGTGTCTTCAGGATGAGGAGGTGACGGATCATAACAATCCAGAAACCAGAAGTCTACTGGAGTATATTAATTACGCTTTGGAATTGTGTGACCTATCCGAGCAAGAAGACTTACATTATAGTCACGTGTGA
- the LOC144199630 gene encoding triosephosphate isomerase B, translating into MSRKFFVGGNWKMNGDKKSLGELINTMNSAKVDPNVEVVCGAPSIYLDFASSKLDPKFGVAAQNCYKVAKGAFTGEISPAMIKDCGVHWVILGHSERRHVFGESDELIGQKTAHALENGLGVIACIGEKLDEREGGITEKVVFAQTKVIADNVKDWSKVVLAYEPVWAIGTGKTASPQQAQEVHEKLRAWLKTNVSEAVANSVRIIYGGSVTGGTCKELGSQKDVDGFLVGGASLKPEFIEIINAKM; encoded by the exons ATGAGCAGGAAATTCTTCGTCGGAGGAAACTGGAAAATGAACGGCGACAAGAAGAGCCTCGGCGAGCTCATTAACACCATGAACAGCGCCAAAGTGGATCCCAACGTCG AGGTGGTATGCGGCGCCCCGTCCATCTACTTGGACTTTGCCAGCTCCAAATTGGACCCCAAATTCGGCGTGGCCGCCCAGAACTGCTACAAGGTTGCTAAGGGGGCTTTCACTGGGGAGATTAG CCCTGCGATGATCAAGGATTGCGGCGTCCACTGGGTGATCCTGGGACACTCAGAGAGGCGCCACGTCTTCGGAGAGAGCGACGAG CTCATCGGTCAGAAGACAGCCCACGCCTTGGAGAACGGTCTCGGCGTGATCGCCTGCATCGGCGAGAAGCTGGACGAGAGGGAGGGCGGCATCACCGAGAAGGTCGTCTTTGCTCAGACCAAAGTCATCGCAG ATAACGTCAAGGACTGGAGCAAAGTAGTGCTGGCCTACGAACCCGTGTGGGCCATCGGCACTGGCAAGACCGCCTCCCCACAACAG GCTCAGGAGGTTCACGAGAAGCTGAGGGCGTGGCTTAAGACCAACGTGTCAGAGGCAGTCGCCAACTCTGTGAGGATCATCTATGGAG GTTCAGTGACCGGTGGTACCTGCAAGGAACTGGGCTCCCAGAAAGACGTGGACGGTTTCCTCGTTGGCGGCGCTTCCCTCAAGCCCGAATTCATCGAAATCATCAACGCCAagatgtaa
- the LOC144199342 gene encoding uncharacterized protein LOC144199342 encodes MFSLKSFLNERLTAVAEEIFAAVEKTIADYKEELCRVKDLEIGRLRMQLRLLKSDSCHGPLLQVHPHQQPIPPPVPQKHEESSASADVDANDPQALNEDGTSNLELPDETAQVKKEPENNHRQFWLGPSSQPLEDLESDIKDFMSSGVRAALHEPVLPFHLYHGGLGDESRGKPYTCSVCDKRFGNCSHLAAHIRTHTGERPYRCDICRKSFVTTSALNRHQTIHTEGKHYVCIYCSKAFKWMESLGRHVRIAHKRPDVPP; translated from the exons ATGTTCTCTTTGAAATCTTTTCTCAACGAGAGGCTCACGGCGGTGGCGGAGGAAATTTTTGCCGCAGTCGAGAAGACAATCGCCGACTACAAAGAGGAGCTTTGCCGTGTGAAAGACTTGGAGATAGGACGTCTCCGAATGCAACTGAGGCTCCTCAAGTCAG ATTCGTGTCATGGACCTCTGCTGCAGGTGCACCCCCATCAACAGCCCATTCCTCCTCCGGTTCCTCAAAAGCACGAAGAGTCATCAGCATCAGCAGATGTGGACGCTAATGACCCCCAAGCCCTCAATGAGGATGGAACTAGCAACCTGGAGCTTCCCGACGAGACCGCTCAAGTCAAGAAAGAACCCGAGAACAACCACAGACAATTCTGGCTTGGTCCAAGCTCCCAACCCCTGGAAGACCTCGAGTCGGACATCAAGGACTTCATGTCGTCGGGCGTGAGGGCCGCCCTACACGAGCCCGTCTTGCCCTTTCACCTCTACCACGGCGGCCTTGGAGACGAGAGCAGGGGCAAACCGTATACCTGCTCAGTTTGCGATAAACGCTTTGGAAATTGCTCACACCTGGCCGCCCACATCCGGACGCACACGGGCGAGAGGCCTTACAGGTGCGACATCTGTAGGAAGAGCTTCGTCACCACCAGCGCACTCAACAGACACCAAACCATACACACTGAGGGCAAACACTATGTCTGCATCTACTGCAGCAAGGCCTTTAAATGGATGGAGTCTCTTGGGAGACATGTGCGAATCGCCCACAAAAGGCCCGACGTGCCTCCATGA
- the tnfrsf1a gene encoding tumor necrosis factor receptor superfamily member 1A, with protein MKTFKNVLEEFKLFTHLKWKLFVASDMHGEMVTFGVLLTVACLAMSTLALSPTVTEKTCPSSDYLVNQICCNKCHAGFKLVKHCISENSRTTCVECPDGQFLDHMNYSPNCWKCRTCKKNRHEVEISKCEHYRDTQCRCNDTYYSVKIDSETTDCVKCSTCSADELEIQKCTPERNTVCKCKENYIRVKEKCQPCKNCTDECKHFCTSLASHKPAAASESRSGFLVNVLIASVVVTAVLLTTVICYLATKRLAKMMLRKPFIKTVQSLDSEKSLFQKEMSPSVTQCTESVQLVQEQANLPDCVPPEIKTYNVIYTVLDQVPVQQLKQLVRSLGVADTVIQWVEQENRTSKEAHYQMLKAWAEGGSLTGSGNGNGNGILHPSMLQELLLKLKQMHLKGVAEELETKYGIH; from the exons ATGAAAACCTTCAAGAATGTGTTGGAGGAGTTCAAACTATTT ACTCATCTTAAGTGGAAATTGTTCGTGGCGAGCGACATGCATGGCGAGATGGTCACATTTGGTGTGCTCCTGACAGTGGCC TGCCTGGCCATGTCCACACTTGCATTGAGTCCTACAGTGACGGAAAAGACGTGTCCTTCCAGCGATTACCTCGTAAACCAGATATGTTGCAACAAATGTCATGCTG GATTCAAACTGGTGAAACACTGCATTTCTGAAAATTCCCGAACGACTTGTGTTGAGTGTCCTGACGGCCAATTCTTGGACCACATGAATTATTCGCCAAACTGCTGGAAATGTCGGACATGCAAAA AAAATCGCCATGAGGTGGAGATTTCCAAATGCGAGCACTACCGCGACACTCAATGTCGCTGTAATGACACGTATTACTCCGTAAAAATCGATTCGGAAACGACAGACTGCGTCAAATGCTCAACCTGCAGTGCTGATGAACTGGAAATCCAAAAAT GTACACCGGAGAGAAAcactgtatgcaaatgtaaagaAAACTACATTCGGGTGAAAGAAAAATGCCAGCCTTGCAAgaa TTGTACAGATGAATGCAAGCATTTCTGCACGTCGCTTGCTTCCCACAAACCAGCAGCAG CTTCAGAGAGTCGGAGCGGGTTCCTGGTCAACGTCCTGATCGCATCCGTGGTTGTGACGGCAGTGTTGTTGACGACGGTCATCTGCTACCTGGCCACCAAGCGCTTAGCCAAAATGATGCTACGCAAGCCATTCATAAAAACAGTTCAGTCGCTGGATTCGGAAAAG TCTCTATTTCAGAAAGAGATGTCACCGTCCGTCACGCAGTGTACTGAGAGTGTACAACTTGTCCAGGAGCAGGCTAACTTGCCTGACTGTGTCCCACCGGAGATAAAAA CCTACAACGTCATCTACACAGTGCTCGACCAGGTGCCCGTACAACAACTCAAGCAACTGGTTCGCTCGCTCGGCGTGGCCGACACCGTCATCCAATGGGTCGAGCAGGAAAACAGAACGAGCAAGGAGGCCCATTACCAAATGCTGAAAGCGTGGGCGGAAGGCGGCTCCCTCACTGGCAGCGGCAACGGCAATGGCAATGGAATCCTACACCCGTCCATGCTGCAAGAGCTTTTACTCAAACTCAAGCAGATGCACCTGAAGGGCGTGGCCGAGGAGTTGGAAACAAAGTATGGCATTCACTAG